From one Mus caroli unplaced genomic scaffold, CAROLI_EIJ_v1.1 scaffold_21246_1, whole genome shotgun sequence genomic stretch:
- the LOC110289112 gene encoding olfactory receptor 2AG1-like, with protein sequence MELWNSTLGSGFILVGILDDSGSPEMLCATFTALYMLAMISNGILLLVITMDARLHVPMYLLLWQLPLMDLLLTSVITPKAVIDFLLKDNSISFGGCALQMFLELTLGGAEDLLLAFMAYDRYVAICHPLNYMTFMKPRICWLGVFTSWTLASLSAVGYTIYTMQYPFCKSRKIRHLFCEIPPLLKLACADTSKYELMVYVMGVIFLLLPLAAILETWNLIIYVKCSLTLFFISIFL encoded by the exons ATGGAGCTTTGGAACTCTACCTTGGGAAGTGGCTTCATCTTGGTTGGAATCCTGGATGACAGTGGCTCTCCTGAAATGCTCTGTGCCACATTCACAGCCCTGTACATGTTGGCTATGATCAGCAATGGGATACTGCTCCTGGTCATCACCATGGATGCCCGGCTCCATGTGCCCATGTATCTTCTGCTCTGGCAGCTTCCTCTTATGGATCTACTCCTCACATCAGTCATCACTCCTAAGGCTGTTATAGATTTTCTGCTTAAAGACAACAGTATCTCCTTTGGGGGCTGTGCCCTTCAAATGTTCCTGGAACTGACACTGGGTGGTGCAGAagaccttcttctggcctttatggCCTATGACAGGTATGTGGCTATTTGTCACCCTCTGAACTATATGACCTTCATGAAACCTAGGATCTGCTGGCTTGGAGTGTTCACATCATGGACCCTGGCATCTCTGAGTGCAGTAGGATATACCATCTACACCATGCAATACCCTTTCTGCAAATCTAGGAAGATCAGACACCTGTTCTGTGAGATCCCTCCGTTGCTGAAGCTGGCCTGTGCAGACACCTCCAAATATGAGCTCATGGTTTATGTGATGGGTGTGATCTTCCTACTTCTCCCTCTTGCTGCCAT attagagACTTGGAATTTGATTATATATGTTAAATGCTCTTTGACACTATTCTTCATAAGTATATTCTTATAG